The Streptomyces sp. NL15-2K genome contains a region encoding:
- a CDS encoding MFS transporter has translation MATAEPTRADDTDPGPGTGPRIRVSAPDTEDRERPSTPSTGQTRESSESPKPAKPAESAKPSESAKSPEPAKSDESAQSSLRTAFLALRERLLRHPVLWVTVLAGALHVVWFFTFANSGGDLAAQDAWAEFVGRHPDSAYNLAWYGGMHPVSYSVVSPYLMSVLGVRTTMMIAGTLSAGLLTMLLIRSLPHSRLRSSGGTPIVRNPLWASLAGVFAFLCNAASGRVTFGLGTMFALGAVAVVFCWPYRWRYKRWAKALCAAPLAALATMASPVAGLFVGLVAVALFLQKRRPGAWALGIAPTAVVAVSAWLFPFSGTQPMKVGSVILPLAYALLVLFLVPKEWKTVRITSAVYAVGIVLVWLVSSQIGSNISRLAMLFAGVALAAALPFAVPRTLKWYAIVVAFVGFTAWIGFKSVDDIVHTTPAASWARELAPLVNELQEVGAEKGRVEVVPARSHREASALAPYVNLARGWNRQADMERNPLFYDDTLNSANYHEWLKRWAVHFVVLPKDEPDGDGGERERELVQRGMPYLKQIWGDANWQLFRVTDPTPLAEPNTVVDRAAQGEMTMRVSQPGRILIRIPYSPWLSIVDAKGNRLKPPQETKESKNRPDGMPKSYDNVNGCLMETEEDADGDRWTMLLAPKAGTYRLAAPYAVQRGTPCPDEWK, from the coding sequence GTGGCCACTGCGGAGCCGACACGCGCCGACGACACCGATCCGGGCCCGGGAACCGGCCCGCGAATACGCGTGTCCGCACCTGACACCGAGGACCGCGAGAGACCCTCCACCCCCTCCACGGGCCAGACCCGAGAGTCCTCCGAGTCCCCCAAGCCCGCCAAGCCCGCCGAGTCCGCAAAGCCCTCGGAATCGGCCAAGTCACCGGAGCCCGCCAAGTCGGACGAGTCCGCCCAGTCCTCGCTCAGGACCGCCTTCCTGGCCCTGCGTGAGCGTCTGCTGCGCCACCCCGTCCTCTGGGTCACCGTCCTCGCCGGCGCGCTCCACGTCGTCTGGTTCTTCACGTTCGCCAACAGCGGCGGCGACCTGGCGGCGCAGGACGCGTGGGCCGAGTTCGTCGGCCGGCACCCGGACTCGGCGTACAACCTCGCCTGGTACGGCGGCATGCACCCGGTGTCGTACAGCGTGGTGTCGCCGTATCTGATGTCGGTCCTCGGCGTCCGTACGACGATGATGATCGCGGGAACGCTCTCCGCCGGGCTGCTGACGATGCTCCTCATCCGCAGCCTCCCCCACTCTCGGCTTCGCTCGAGCGGGGGGACCCCCATCGTGAGGAACCCCCTGTGGGCGTCCCTGGCGGGCGTGTTCGCGTTCCTGTGCAACGCGGCGTCCGGGCGGGTGACGTTCGGCCTCGGCACGATGTTCGCGCTGGGCGCGGTCGCCGTCGTCTTCTGCTGGCCGTACCGCTGGCGCTACAAACGCTGGGCCAAGGCCCTGTGCGCGGCCCCGCTCGCCGCGCTCGCCACCATGGCGTCCCCCGTCGCGGGCCTGTTCGTGGGCCTGGTGGCGGTGGCGTTGTTCCTGCAGAAACGCCGGCCGGGCGCCTGGGCGCTGGGCATCGCGCCCACGGCCGTCGTCGCGGTGTCCGCCTGGCTGTTCCCGTTCTCCGGCACCCAGCCGATGAAGGTCGGCTCGGTGATCCTCCCGCTGGCGTACGCGCTGCTGGTCCTCTTCCTCGTCCCGAAGGAGTGGAAGACGGTCCGGATCACGTCCGCGGTGTACGCCGTCGGAATCGTCCTGGTCTGGCTGGTCAGCTCGCAGATCGGATCCAACATCTCGCGCCTCGCGATGCTGTTCGCGGGGGTGGCCCTGGCTGCCGCGCTGCCGTTCGCGGTGCCGCGCACCCTCAAGTGGTACGCGATCGTGGTGGCCTTCGTCGGTTTCACCGCCTGGATCGGCTTCAAGTCGGTCGACGACATCGTCCACACCACCCCGGCCGCCTCCTGGGCGCGCGAGCTGGCGCCGCTCGTCAACGAGCTCCAGGAGGTCGGCGCCGAGAAGGGCCGCGTGGAGGTCGTACCGGCCCGCTCCCACCGCGAGGCCTCCGCCCTCGCCCCGTACGTCAACCTGGCCCGCGGCTGGAACCGCCAGGCCGACATGGAGCGCAACCCCCTCTTCTACGACGACACGCTCAACTCGGCGAACTACCACGAATGGCTCAAGCGCTGGGCCGTGCACTTCGTGGTGCTGCCGAAGGACGAGCCGGACGGCGACGGGGGCGAGCGCGAGCGTGAGCTGGTGCAGCGGGGCATGCCGTATCTGAAGCAGATCTGGGGCGACGCCAACTGGCAGCTGTTCCGGGTGACGGACCCGACGCCGCTCGCCGAGCCGAACACCGTCGTGGACCGTGCCGCGCAGGGCGAGATGACGATGCGGGTGAGTCAGCCGGGCCGGATCCTCATCCGCATCCCGTACTCGCCCTGGCTGAGCATCGTCGACGCCAAGGGCAACAGGCTGAAGCCGCCTCAGGAGACGAAGGAGTCCAAGAACCGCCCCGACGGCATGCCGAAGTCGTACGACAACGTCAACGGCTGTCTGATGGAGACGGAGGAGGACGCCGACGGCGACCGCTGGACCATGCTGCTCGCGCCGAAGGCGGGGACGTACCGGCTGGCGGCGCCATACGCGGTCCAGCGCGGCACGCCCTGCCCGGACGAGTGGAAATAG